A stretch of DNA from Candidatus Saccharibacteria bacterium oral taxon 488:
TCGGGTAATTTCGCCGTGGCATCTTGTCAAGAGTATAGCATGTTGCTATAGTGACAGAGTAATGGCTGAGAGACCAGATATTGAGAATGGCGTGACGACAGCGACGGAAGTGGCGGCGGCTCGGGTTATTCTCGGGACGATCGGCGACACAACGTGGCGGATGTTTGTGCCGAGCATCGGCTGTACGCTGCTGGGTGTATGGCTGGATAGCGTGTTTGGCTTGAAGCCGTGGCTGATGTTTGCTGGTGTGGTGCTTGGCTTTTTGGGCGCGTACTTGCTGGTAAATAAGCAGCTGGGGCGTGTGAAACGAAAAAAGGAGCGTAAAAACATATGATGCAACGATTTGCCAGTGCCGGTCCGCACATTTCAGTCAAGGCTGATGAAGTAGCGAATGTTTTAGGTGTGTCGATCACTAACTCGCACATGCTTGGCGCGCTGGGACTGATCGTTTTGGTGTGGCTGATGTTTCGGACGCGGGCGGCAGTGCTAG
This window harbors:
- a CDS encoding AtpZ/AtpI family protein, whose amino-acid sequence is MAERPDIENGVTTATEVAAARVILGTIGDTTWRMFVPSIGCTLLGVWLDSVFGLKPWLMFAGVVLGFLGAYLLVNKQLGRVKRKKERKNI